From the genome of Marinicella rhabdoformis:
ACTTTAAGAATTGATTGACTTCCGAAAATGCACGAGATATTACCACATCAAATTTTTGACCGGGCGAATAATTTTCGACTCGATCATGAATCACTGTCACATTATCCAATTGCATTGCTCGCTTCACTTGACGTAAAAATCTCGCTTTTTTACCCACTGCATCTAACAAAAACACTTCTAAATCTGGCCTAACAATGGCCAAAAGCACGCCAGGCACACCGCCGCCTGTGCCGACATCAATCAAACGATGGTCAGTCTTTGCTATATAAGAATGAACTGACAAACCATCTAAAGCATGCTGTACAACCATACCCCCTAAGTCCCTGATTGCAGTCAAGTTATAAGCTTGATTCCACTTGGCCAGTAAATTTAAATATTGCCAAACGGGCACTGCAAATTTAACATCAAGCTTCAATTTAGCCATTCCTGGTACCAAGGTATTTTCTTGTAACTTTTGCAAATTGGTTTCGTTCATGTAAAAAAATGCTTAAAATATGACTTTTAACCCATGATTATGGGCTGCTTATTGAGTAAGCTGTATCATTCAGAAAACTCAACGATGGTTCTGCCCTCATCTTACCAAAACTAAACACGATTGAATATGAATTTTGATAAAGCCAGACACAACATGGTGACACAGCAAGTGCGCTCATGGGATGTGATAAATAAAGACATTTTGAATGCCATGTTAAACATACAGCGCGAAGAGTTTGTTCAAGTTGCACAGCGAAAACTTGCTTTTGCAGACTTAAACCTGCCGATTGGCAACCGACAAAGCATGATGAAGCCCGTGATCGAAGGACGCATGCTTCAAGCCATCAATCCTGATAAAACACTAGAGGTATTGGAAGTTGGCACCGGCAGTGCTTATGTAACCGCTTTACTTGCCCACCTTTGTCACCATGTCACGTCAATTGACTGTCATGCCAGTTTTGTTCAATCCGCCCAAGTAAAATTAAAAGAAAACAACATAAACAATGTCACGCTGATTGAAGCTGACTTTTATGCATTCGACAACCAACAAAAATTTGATCGTGTTGTTATCACCGGAGGACTGTCTTCAGTTCCCGACTTTGTTTTCAACTGGCTTAAACCCAATGGCGAAGTGTTTGCCATTGTTGGAAAAGAGCCCATTATGGAAGCCAGAATCTATAAAAGCAGTAACGACTATAAGGCTCATTTCGATACCACTGTTGAAGCTTTGAGCAACATAAAATCCACAAATACATTCGAGTTATAAACATGAAAAAAACTTTAATTTTAAGTGCCATATTAGGCACCTCAGCAGTCCATGCTGAAAATTTAAATGAAGTGCTCAACATTGCATTAGAAAACGACCCGCAATTAAAAGCGGCACAATACACTCAACAAGCGAGCAAAGAGAGCAAAAAACAAGCGTGGGCTAATTTCATGCCACAAGTTTCAGGCACTTGGAGCAAATCAAAATCCATAAACAACGAACAGACATTTGGTAGATTCGGCACCATTGAGTCCCCAGATTCAAGCTCTAATGGCTGGAATGTTACACTCAACCAAACCGTCTACGATCATACAAACTTTTTGAGGTTACGCCAGGGAGATTTGGATGTTGCCAAAGGACAAGCAGATTATGATGCCGCAGAACAAGATTTTTTAATTCGCGTGTCTCAAAGTTACTTTGATGTACTCACTCAAATTGATGCCGTTTCGTTTGCGGAAGCAGAAAAAAAGGCCATTCAAAGACAGTTAGACCAAGCTGAACAAAGGTATGAAGTCGGACTTGCTGCCATCACTGACGTTCACGAAGCCAGGGCGCAATACGACGGTGCAAGAGCCAGCGTCATCAATGCCAAAAACTTGCTAGACGACAAAAAAGAAGCACTTTTTGAAATTACGCAAACCAACTTTTCAGATTTAAACGCACTTCCTGAAGACATTGCTGAATTACCTTTAAGCAACCCCAACCTCACTTATTGGGAGTCACTGGGTTTAGAAAACAACCCCAACCTTGGTGCAGCAAAAATCAATGCAGAACTTGCTGAATTAGACTTTAAAAATCAACGCGCAGGCCACTTACCCACTGTTGGTTTAAGAGCAACCCATAGAAATGACACCGACAATGACATCACCTTGGCATCACCCGACGACCC
Proteins encoded in this window:
- the rsmG gene encoding 16S rRNA (guanine(527)-N(7))-methyltransferase RsmG — encoded protein: MNETNLQKLQENTLVPGMAKLKLDVKFAVPVWQYLNLLAKWNQAYNLTAIRDLGGMVVQHALDGLSVHSYIAKTDHRLIDVGTGGGVPGVLLAIVRPDLEVFLLDAVGKKARFLRQVKRAMQLDNVTVIHDRVENYSPGQKFDVVISRAFSEVNQFLKWTDHLGDAQSRFLAMKGPRNETLEMESRFLMIQEDDLKVPFLNEQRKLYQYKKAHE
- a CDS encoding TolC family outer membrane protein — protein: MKKTLILSAILGTSAVHAENLNEVLNIALENDPQLKAAQYTQQASKESKKQAWANFMPQVSGTWSKSKSINNEQTFGRFGTIESPDSSSNGWNVTLNQTVYDHTNFLRLRQGDLDVAKGQADYDAAEQDFLIRVSQSYFDVLTQIDAVSFAEAEKKAIQRQLDQAEQRYEVGLAAITDVHEARAQYDGARASVINAKNLLDDKKEALFEITQTNFSDLNALPEDIAELPLSNPNLTYWESLGLENNPNLGAAKINAELAELDFKNQRAGHLPTVGLRATHRNDTDNDITLASPDDPDNFITDDRKSEGQSISLNVSIPIFSGGRTSSLSRQSKLRYKAAMQNLDQTNYSTVRNIRNALHNVESGWSSVQARKLAMVSAQSAEEATTAGFEVGTRNIVEVLNSQRGLYQAQRDYSRAKHDYLMNILKLKRAAGVLKQQDISEINQLLIAE
- a CDS encoding protein-L-isoaspartate O-methyltransferase family protein, encoding MNFDKARHNMVTQQVRSWDVINKDILNAMLNIQREEFVQVAQRKLAFADLNLPIGNRQSMMKPVIEGRMLQAINPDKTLEVLEVGTGSAYVTALLAHLCHHVTSIDCHASFVQSAQVKLKENNINNVTLIEADFYAFDNQQKFDRVVITGGLSSVPDFVFNWLKPNGEVFAIVGKEPIMEARIYKSSNDYKAHFDTTVEALSNIKSTNTFEL